The Bdellovibrionota bacterium genome segment GAAAGAATGTGCGCTGCGAAAAGCGGATCGTCTCGCCCGCCGTGGCAACATGGAAGCCGCCCTGATGTCGATCGAAGCGGCTCAACAGATGAATCCGAAGAGCATCGACACACATATTCAGCGCGCATGGGCGCTGGCCGAATTGCGCCGGTTCGAGGAAGCGATGAAATGCGTGGATGCGAGCCTGGCGCTGGCGCCGAAAAACGGCCTCCTCCATCTCGTCAAAGGCGAAATTCTTTACGCCCTCAAGGACTACGAGGGCTCCAAGCAAATGCTCCACCGCGCCCTGGAACTTTCGGGCGAGAATCTTCGGATCGAATACATGCTCGGGCTGGTGTACGTCGCGCTCAACGACATGGATCGGGCGACGCAGTTCTTTGAATCCAGCGTTCGCTACGACAAATCCCTGGTGCACAGCCGGCTGCTCGCCATGGCCGAGCGTTATCTTTTCGAGCACCGTTGATTCCGGTAGTCTAACGACATGGCCAACGAGCTGGCGCCGTACATCGTCAAGTTCCGCAGGGACGACACCGTCTTTACTGAAGGGGATCCCGGGAACGAAATGTATTTCGTGCACTCCGGCCGCGTTCGAATCCAAAAAGACATCGACGGTAAGCCGGAGGTTCTCGCGGTCATGGAAAAAGGCGATTTCTTCGGTGAGATGGCGCTCTTGGACCACATGCCCCGAACGGCTACGGCGATCATCGAGGAGGATTCCGAACTCCTGAAAGTGGACAGCGGCAATTTCGAGAAGCTCCTTCAGAACAATATCGAAATCGCCGTTCGAATGATTCGGAAATACGCCTCCCGTCTGCGGGACGCCACGATGCGCCTGGAGATGGAACTCAAGGACCGCAAAGCGATGGACCGGGGCATTCAGGAAATTCTCGAGTCGGTGAAGGCCAAGCCGAGCGAAGTGACCCCACCCGGGGCGATTTTGGCGAGCTTCGTGGGAGACAAGGCCGCCGGAACGTTC includes the following:
- a CDS encoding tetratricopeptide repeat protein, whose amino-acid sequence is MTNSDRQLFMGMFGWFKKECALRKADRLARRGNMEAALMSIEAAQQMNPKSIDTHIQRAWALAELRRFEEAMKCVDASLALAPKNGLLHLVKGEILYALKDYEGSKQMLHRALELSGENLRIEYMLGLVYVALNDMDRATQFFESSVRYDKSLVHSRLLAMAERYLFEHR
- a CDS encoding cyclic nucleotide-binding domain-containing protein produces the protein MANELAPYIVKFRRDDTVFTEGDPGNEMYFVHSGRVRIQKDIDGKPEVLAVMEKGDFFGEMALLDHMPRTATAIIEEDSELLKVDSGNFEKLLQNNIEIAVRMIRKYASRLRDATMRLEMELKDRKAMDRGIQEILESVKAKPSEVTPPGAILASFVGDKAAGTFQVNKEVSTIGREDPVTKIVPDIDLTLADKTRSVSRRHARLERVSGQFLLTEEVGVRNGTFVHGERLKPGTPITLTDGAKVTFGQVDLSFKVAKS